GGTGAAGGCCTGTGAAACAGACATTAAATGATTATTTATATGATTTACAGGTAAATCAAGGTTAATAAAGGCATCAGGTGATTTATCGGCCTCTAAGCTTGGTGTATCAACGTTTTCAGTGCTTTCTGGATGCGTCACAGGACGTGTCACAGGAGTGGTCATTTCTTCTTGCTGAAGCGTTTGTACACCTGTTGTATCATGAGCAAAAAAGATTTCGTCGCAAATATGATGAAAGTTTTTATGGCTTTTAAGGATAAATACATAACTATCAGGATGAGTACCTGTTGCATCCTCTTTAATGTATCGTGCCACAAGTATAAAGGGTGTCGCCTTTAACGAGCGTACAAAACGAGAAACCGTGCTTTTGGAAACATTAAATTTCTTCATAAGTGTTTCAGAACGGATCGCTTGAATGCCCGTAGCCACTAGGTTATAGATGACGTGATCGAGCATTTCCATTCTCTTTTTAGGAAATTCTTTATGTATAGCTGATTGTTGTTGTTTAAAGTGGGTACGAAGACTTTCTAAAAACTCTTCTTTCTTTTTACGAAGTGTGGACTTGTTGGTCCATAACCATTTGAACCGCCCATTGAAGGTATCTACATCTTTTAGATAACAGGTCAATATTTTTGTCATTTGTTCATCGTCTCCTTTAAGGAACACAAAAAAGACACTGTTTCCCTGGAAAAAGGAAAACAATGCCTTGATTTTGATGAACTAAGCCCTTGAAATAGATGTCAATTTCATATAAAATAAAAACATAAGTTTTATCTTATAGAAAAACTAACTCTATTAACAAGAGACTTCGACAAGTGTTTTCCCTACCGTGATTAGGGTGAACGGTTTAAGAGTGTTGACAGCACTTCTTAAACAGTTGAAGTCTTTTTTCTATTCCGATCCTTTTTGTTAGTTTTATTATAGCGTTAACTAGTCTCATAATTCAATAAAAATTAGCAAAATATATCAAAACGAGTATTTTAGGCTAATCTTTTTCATTTAGATAATAAATAATTTAAAAATTATTCATCTGAAAAACAAAATCTTTCTCTCTACTCTCAATCAGTATGCAAAAGTGCAATTTTTAGTTTCAACAAAAGTGATCTTTCAAACTGGCATTATTTAAAAGAGGCATTGCCCTTAGTTAAGCTGACTTAACTAAGGGCAATGCCTCTTTCATTTTTTATATTTCACTAAAATTAGGTTAATCATTGATTTTGTTTCATATCATACTCTCTTTCAAGTCGATCTACTAAATGTTCACTTATATAATCTTCGATGAAAGCACGTTTTTTATTATAATTTTCTTCCCTTTTAAAACTAAACAGACCAGTTTTCACAGTTGTAGTCTGTTCCTCTTCGGGTAACATACCCCATTTTTCAATTGCTTCTTTTTTTAATTTGTTTCTAATTTTTAATTCGTTTAGACGTTGCTCTTTTTCCAAGATTCTTTGGTTGTTTGTAGTTGTAGGTGTTTCAGGGAGTGCCTTTAGTACATCTTGAAATTGAGATAAAATATTTTGATTTGTTTGTCCACTTTGTTTCATAAATGTTGTTAAAACCTGAACCATAGAATCAATTTTTTCAGTTGCCTCTGCTAATTGTTCTTCTAAATTCAATATTTTC
The window above is part of the Priestia megaterium genome. Proteins encoded here:
- a CDS encoding MerR family transcriptional regulator gives rise to the protein MKQTEEEFKLSEVIKLTGLSDQTIRRYQEDFNIQGIRTQGGHRRFKREEIDMLLEAKRLKEEHGYSIKQIRSHFNGETTSEMLEKNEPMKTVFEKKILNLEEQLAEATEKIDSMVQVLTTFMKQSGQTNQNILSQFQDVLKALPETPTTTNNQRILEKEQRLNELKIRNKLKKEAIEKWGMLPEEEQTTTVKTGLFSFKREENYNKKRAFIEDYISEHLVDRLEREYDMKQNQ